In Chitinophaga oryzae, the sequence GCACTTATTATTTCAGCCAGCTGAAGAAGAAAAAAATGCTGATTGGGCAGGAAGCCATTATGGATATCCGTGATTTTACGCTGAGTGGCAAGGATAAAAAATCGCTGCGTAATGCGCTCAACAGCCTGGCCAACAAGGGTTATGTGACCCAACTGCACGCAGCGCCGCAATCTGCGGCCATGTTATCCGCCCTGAAGGAAGTGAGCGATGAGTGGCTGGAGCAATATGAAGTCAAAGAAATGACGTTTTCACAGGGGCTTTTCGATGTGGATGCCATGCGGGACCAGGATGTGATCACGGTGACGGATGCCGATGGCAGGATTGCAGCGTTCCTTAATATCATCCCTGATTACGCGCCGGGAGAATGCACCTATGACCTGATCCGCAAGCGCACCAATGCGCCCGGCGGGGTAATGGATGCGCTGATTATTGCGCTGATACAGGATGCGCAGGCCAAAGACCTGCAATACCTCAACCTGGGGATGGTGCCGATGTCCGGTATCAGTCAGCCGGAGAACACGGCAGAAAAGATGGTAAAGTACGCCTATGAAAAGCTGCGTTTCTTCCGTCATTACCAGGGGTTACGCGAGTTCAAGGATAAATATGCCACGATGTGGACCAACAAGTACCTGATTTACGAACACGATTTTGATCTGATCCAGTTGCCGGCGGCGCTGAGTAAGGTGATGCAGCCCTGAGGCCGGAACAGATTTTGATTGGGAGGAAGGAGATATTTTTGTATATGCTATCCGGATATTTATTACAGACAGGCCGTTGGTGGCTGATGGGATTACTGATATGTTTGGCTTTACAGTCGACGGCGCAGAGCAATGTGAACAAGTTGCCCGTGCTGGTAAAAGCACCGGCGGCGGGCAGCACTGCTCCGCTGATTCTTTATATTACCGGTGATGGCGGGATGAAGAAGTTTTCCGTCAACATGCTGGATGCCTTCCAGCAGCACAACTACCCGGTGGTGGCATTAAATGCCCTGAAATATTTCTGGAACAGGAAAACGGCGCAGCAGGCGGCGGCGGATGTGGCAGCGTTGATCCGCCACTACCAGTCGGCCTGGAGCGTCAGTCATGGCGTAATCCTGATGGGTTATTCCCTGGGCGCCGATGTGTTGCCTTTCATCTACAATCAGTTACCGGAAGATGTGTCTGCGCAGGTGACGCAGGTTGTTTTTTTATCGCCCTCCCGGTTTACCGATATGGAAGTTCATATTTCTGATATGCTGGGACGTTCGTCCAATAAGGGGATGAACGTCACAGCAGAGATCAACCGCATTAGCGGCAAGCCTGTATTGCTGGTATTCGGGCGGGGGAGAAAGATTTTAACCTGGCCGATCTTACGATACCACATTACAGGAAGCTGGTATTACCTGGCGGGCATACTTATGATGAAGATGCCAACGGGGTGGCGGACAAAATTTTAACGGCTATCCGGTAGTTCGTTTAATGCCGGTGAGTTGCCGGCCATGGCGGCGGCCAGCGGCAGCAGTGCCTGGGCGTTGACCGGTATCCTGACATCGCCGATCAGGACATGATCGTCCCCCAGATGGGTGATATGACGATAGGCCACAACATACCACTGATGCACGCGCAGGAAGGCAGACGTGGGCAGCTGCGACATGATCCAGTCGAGTGTTTCCGTAGTCACGAGGCGTTTATCCTGCAGATGCAGCAGGATGTGGTCGTTCATCACTTCGAGGTATTGCAGTTCGTCGTACGGTATCTTTTCGTGCTGATCACCGCAGCGAAGCATAAAATAATTACGGGACATAAGATTTGTTTTGGTGTGGTTGCGATCAGATTGCCTTAAATATAAGAAATAAGCAGGTGACTGGAGAGAAACCTGCGTGTAATCTAAAATCTAATCTAAACCGCGTTATAAAAAAAGTCGTTTTATAGTGGTCCCGGTTGGGGCCTGTCAGGGGATACCAACGGGGTTACTTTTCGTTTTGGTAAATATGGGGGGAATAAAGCAGGAATTTGTGAATCATTTGTAAAGATTTTAAGCTTAATAAAAAAATGGACAGGACAGGAATGAATCCCTGTTGGCTGTCCATTTTTTCAAGATGTAACAAAAGATTCGGGCTGGCAGGGTGGTTAATGACCCGCCGGTGTGAATCTTAGGCCCACTGGGGGCGGCTGAAGCGCAGTGATTACTTACCGGTGATCTGGTAAGTGAACCGGGGCGCCGACTTTTTACCAGAGATTGATCAGGAGGAGCATCATTACTGCACCAGCGGCGGTAACAAGGTTCTTGGAGAACCGGATGTTGAAACCACCTTTTTCTGAGTAGTAATAACTTTCCTTGTACCGGTCGTACTCAATGGGAGCACCTAACTCCTTCATCATTTTGAGGAATTCATAGAGTGTTCGTTCGGAAATACGAAGCCGCTTGGCTAACTGAGCGGGTTTACCGGTCCCTTTGATCCTGATTAGGTAATCAATGGTTTGTAGTCGATCAAAATAACGCTTTGGCATGTGGCATAGAGGGGCTTAACGGTTATATATTGAATTTACGATAATAACTAAGATTAAACCAGATTTCCCATATATATATTTTATTATAAATATTAGTAAACTGAGTTTAAACGGGTTTCTCTCTAAAAATCGGCTGCGGGTCAATGGCGCTGATGCGGTCGTTCTGCGTACTTTTTATAAACGTTGGAACAGATAAAATATTGGATATAAGCAGAAAATGGGGCTACTGCAATAATGCCGCATAGATAATGTCAGCAAGGGCTGCGCCGTGATCAGCAGTGGGGTCCGGAGGCCGGGTGGCGTAGATGGCGCCGTTCTTTCCCACGACAATCAAGGCAGGATACCGACTAATATTATATTGTTCGAGGACACCGGCTATATGGCCGTCAGCCTGCAACTGCAGACCGGGATATTTGGGAACGGGGTTGTTGTTACAATTGATATGAATGAATACCACTTCTTCTTTATTGAAACAGGTATTGATTTCCGACAGAGAAGGCAGCAGCTGGTCATCCTCATCATAGAAATGCAGCAATACTACTTTGCCATTAAAATAGCTGAGGCTAACAGGCCGCCCGGCGCTGTCGGGCAGACTGAAAGGCGGCGCCGGCATGCCTTTGCTGATGCCTTTTTTGATCTTGCCATACCTGGCGGCTATAGCCTGCCTACAGGCGGCATGCTGCACAATGGACAGGTAGTCGTGCGCGCAGTTGGCCAGCTCTTCCTGTTGCCCGCCCGCGGCCAGGCTTTGCAACAGTTGATGGGCCAGCAGTTTATCCCGCAACACACCAGAATAATGCGTTTTGATCCACTCATAGATTTCGCGGTCTGTACACTGACTGTGCTGCTGCATAAAATAATCCGCTTCCGCTTTCTGCAACAGGTAGTTCAGATATCGTATAGCCAAGGCAGTGGTATCGGAGGGCACCACCGCCGGCAGCGAGGGCCGGATCACCTGCTGATATAAAGATGCCTGTTGCGCCAGGCTGATTCCCTCCGGCGACGCATGCCACAGGCAGGCGATCATTTTGGCGGCAGTTTCTCCCAGCACGTTGGCCCGTACTATCGTATAAATAAAGACCGGAAGGCTGTCGCGATACCCCAGCAAAACATTTT encodes:
- a CDS encoding AcvB/VirJ family lysyl-phosphatidylglycerol hydrolase, translated to MLSGYLLQTGRWWLMGLLICLALQSTAQSNVNKLPVLVKAPAAGSTAPLILYITGDGGMKKFSVNMLDAFQQHNYPVVALNALKYFWNRKTAQQAAADVAALIRHYQSAWSVSHGVILMGYSLGADVLPFIYNQLPEDVSAQVTQVVFLSPSRFTDMEVHISDMLGRSSNKGMNVTAEINRISGKPVLLVFGRGRKILTWPILRYHITGSWYYLAGILMMKMPTGWRTKF
- a CDS encoding LytR/AlgR family response regulator transcription factor; its protein translation is MSRNYFMLRCGDQHEKIPYDELQYLEVMNDHILLHLQDKRLVTTETLDWIMSQLPTSAFLRVHQWYVVAYRHITHLGDDHVLIGDVRIPVNAQALLPLAAAMAGNSPALNELPDSR
- a CDS encoding peroxiredoxin family protein is translated as MQGSQKLSFILSVGFLMILHPVAAQTFITISGKVKGGSGRPVSVLWWSEPGVSPAKSQEALLQKDSFSFQLPAEPVAALFFYLDAGGANNFYGTLLPGDSLSLMFGEDTLVLSGRGAAACRAPYLARRAQERVARPVKDDAASRVAWYRQQLQAAENVLLGYRDSLPVFIYTIVRANVLGETAAKMIACLWHASPEGISLAQQASLYQQVIRPSLPAVVPSDTTALAIRYLNYLLQKAEADYFMQQHSQCTDREIYEWIKTHYSGVLRDKLLAHQLLQSLAAGGQQEELANCAHDYLSIVQHAACRQAIAARYGKIKKGISKGMPAPPFSLPDSAGRPVSLSYFNGKVVLLHFYDEDDQLLPSLSEINTCFNKEEVVFIHINCNNNPVPKYPGLQLQADGHIAGVLEQYNISRYPALIVVGKNGAIYATRPPDPTADHGAALADIIYAALLQ